The following proteins are encoded in a genomic region of Mycobacterium sp. 155:
- the dtd gene encoding D-aminoacyl-tRNA deacylase — MRVLVQRVTSASVTVDGVVVGEIKPDTQGLLALVGVTHDDDAAKARRMAEKLWQLRILDGERSASDLAAPILVVSQFTLYANTDKGRRPSWNAAAPGPVAEPLVAEFADALGMLGATVQTGVFGADMHVHLVNDGPVTVLLEL, encoded by the coding sequence ATGCGAGTTTTGGTGCAGCGGGTGACATCAGCGAGCGTCACAGTCGACGGTGTCGTCGTCGGTGAGATCAAGCCGGACACCCAGGGCCTGCTCGCCCTCGTCGGTGTCACCCATGACGACGACGCGGCCAAGGCCCGCAGGATGGCAGAGAAGCTCTGGCAATTGAGGATTCTCGACGGTGAGCGGTCCGCGTCAGATCTGGCCGCCCCGATTCTTGTGGTGAGCCAATTCACTTTGTACGCCAACACCGACAAGGGTCGCCGCCCGTCCTGGAACGCCGCGGCACCCGGCCCCGTCGCCGAACCGCTGGTGGCCGAATTCGCCGACGCGTTAGGGATGCTGGGCGCGACGGTTCAAACTGGGGTTTTCGGTGCGGACATGCACGTGCACCTGGTCAACGACGGACCGGTGACGGTGCTGTTGGAGCTGTGA
- a CDS encoding DoxX family protein: protein MTTNLDTRLNTASPAVISLFRIVFGLLFTIHGAQKLFAWPVGMPNKAGELVGSAVPVGTWPYWYAGIIEFVLGLLILTGLLTRLAAFIASGEMAFAYFTQHQPRGLLPIENGGELTVLYCFGFLLLVTIGGGAYALDAVRAKR from the coding sequence ATGACGACCAACCTGGACACTCGACTGAACACCGCATCTCCCGCGGTGATCAGCCTGTTCCGCATCGTGTTCGGCCTCCTCTTCACCATCCACGGAGCGCAGAAGCTGTTCGCATGGCCAGTCGGAATGCCGAACAAGGCAGGTGAACTCGTCGGGTCGGCGGTGCCGGTGGGTACCTGGCCGTATTGGTACGCCGGGATCATCGAATTCGTGTTGGGTCTTTTGATCCTGACGGGTTTGCTCACCCGCCTCGCCGCGTTCATCGCTTCCGGGGAGATGGCGTTCGCTTACTTCACCCAGCATCAACCCAGGGGCCTGCTGCCCATCGAGAATGGCGGCGAACTCACCGTGCTGTACTGCTTCGGCTTCCTACTGCTGGTCACGATCGGCGGCGGCGCCTACGCGCTGGACGCGGTCCGGGCCAAACGGTAG